A segment of the Amycolatopsis thermophila genome:
CGTCCGGCCCACGGTGACGCCGCGGCCGACGACGGTGACGTTCGCGCCGGCGATCGGCACGTCGTGCCGCTTGAGCAGCTCGAGGATCCCGTACGGGGTGCAGGGCAGCGGCCCGGCCTCGTTCAGGACCAGGCGGCCGAGGCTGACCGGCGCGAGGCCGTCGGCGTCCTTCTCCGGCGCGATGCGCTCGAGGATGCGGCCCGCGTCGAGGTGCTTGGGCAGCGGCAGCTGCACGATGTAGCCGTGGCAGGCCGGGTCGGCGTTGAGCTCGTCGATGACGGCCTCGAGCTTGGCCTGGCTGATGTCGCCCGGCAGGTCGCGGCGGATCGAGTTGACCCCGATCTTGGCGCTGTCGGCGTGCTTCATGCGCACGTACGAGTGCGAGCCCGGATCGTCGCCGACCAGGACGGTTCCCAGCCCGGGCGTCACGCCCCGCTCGGCCAGGGCGGCCACCCGCGGCTTGAGCTCTTCGAAGATGGCGTTCTTGGTCGCTTTGCCGTCGAGAACCGTCGCAGTCACGGCACCCATTCTGGCAAAGGAATGAACCGGCGCTCACGCGAGGACGCCGAAGGACACCATGAGTAGTTCCGCTGAAACCCTTCGTACCTCATTTGATGTATCTGCACTGGTCATTGCCCCTATTGGTGCGGGTGGTGTGCAATCGGATCAGTGACCAGTCAAAATGGCTGCGTGGCGCAACCGACGACCCAGCTGAACGCGACCGAGCAGGACACCCTGGTCAAGCAGATCGGACTGGCCCTGCTGCGGGCCGCTCCGCGGGACTGGCGGCGGGTGACCGCGACCTACCGGGCGGTCGGTCGCTACCACGAGCTGACCGGCGAGGTCCTGCTCGAGGACGGGTCCGCCCAGGAATGGATGGCCACCCACGACATCGCCACGCTGTTCGGCCGGCTGCGCGCCGGGATGTACCGCGAGGGCCGCGGCACCTGGTTCAACGCGCGCTACCAGCTCGACCACCCGTCGAGCTACAACCTCGAGTACGACCGCGACGAGCCGCGGTGGGACCTCATGCCGCCGCCCCAGGCCTACGCCGACGAGCTGCGGATGTTCCCGCGGTCCGAGGACAACGTCCCGGAGTGGCTGATGCGCCGGATGGCCGGCCTCGCGCCCGAGCAGCCCGGCCCGCGCTTCCGGCTCGCCCGGATCTTCGACGGGCACGAGCCCAGCGGCCGCCCGGTGCTCAACCGGCCCGAACTGGACGCCGACGAGCAGCAGCGGGTGCTCGAGTACCTGAACAACGCGCCGGTCGTGCGCGCCGAGCGGGGGTTCGACCTGGACCGGCTGGCGCAGCAGCCCGCGGCGACCGTGCCGGTGGCCTTCCACACCGACGGCACGTGGATCTGGCCGGCCGCGGTCAACTACTACCTGCAGGAGTACGGCGTCGCGCCGGAGGCCGAGCTGGTCCAGCACATCGCCGGGGCCGGGTACGCGCTGCCGGAGGTGCCGGAGCAGACCGTGCAGGCCGCCGCCGGGTACCTCACCCGCGGCACGCCGCCGCCGCGTCCGCCGCGGGGGGTGCCGGAGCAGGCGCCGGCGCCCGCGGACGCCGCGCCGGAGTTCGAGTCGCGCGCGGAGGAGCCGGCGTCGCCCCCGCAGGTGGAGCAGCCGACGACGTTGACGCCGGTGGTCGCCCCGGACGCCGGGCCGCCCACCATGCTGGTCCAGCCGGTGGGCAAGGACGAGCCGGAGTCGCGGGAAGGCGAGTGGGACGAGACACCGCCGCGTGACGGGGTCGCCCCGGAGGGCCGGGAGGCCGCGGATCAGGGCGGTCCGGAGACCCGGAGCTGGGACGCGCGCGAGGCGCTCGCCGAAGGGGCCGCGGAGGGTCCCGAGGCGCGCCGGAGCTGGGACCAGCCGGACGCGCGCGGGCAGGAGCAGCGCGGCTGGGAAGGCCGGGAGGACTCCAGCGACCTCGAAGACACCGAGGTGCGCCCCCCGGAGACGCGCGCCGGCTGGGAGCGCGAGGGCCTCGCCGAGCCCCGCGGCGGCCA
Coding sequences within it:
- a CDS encoding bifunctional methylenetetrahydrofolate dehydrogenase/methenyltetrahydrofolate cyclohydrolase, yielding MGAVTATVLDGKATKNAIFEELKPRVAALAERGVTPGLGTVLVGDDPGSHSYVRMKHADSAKIGVNSIRRDLPGDISQAKLEAVIDELNADPACHGYIVQLPLPKHLDAGRILERIAPEKDADGLAPVSLGRLVLNEAGPLPCTPYGILELLKRHDVPIAGANVTVVGRGVTVGRTMGLLLTRRSENATVTLCHTGTRDLAAEVKRADIVIAAAGVPHLIKPDMVKPGAAVLDVGVSHVEGKLSGDVDPAVAEVAGWLSPNPGGVGPMTRAMLVTNVVEAAERALATA